A stretch of the Panicum virgatum strain AP13 chromosome 9N, P.virgatum_v5, whole genome shotgun sequence genome encodes the following:
- the LOC120690041 gene encoding uncharacterized protein LOC120690041 isoform X1, with protein sequence MGAKVEGESYMPGYYATGDLNMEPNGRWSPYYEERTSNGRLCNGFTTKPTNGYSEFDKEMLKRQMLEHEAIFRQQPHNPLTIQVYELHRVYEIQRDMMKQHQSKEIFSYPMLAVASHTNSALQMPQNGAKMTWQMPVPPVSTTYRKAPVGEHNDTNPSSRKFLREGSVQSSPNGFLSSDAAPRSRQGTFDLQLPADHYIDDDNTSDSKPIDFLGLASDTKPRNDADLTLVSAEGFGRFSDNSSTSGLRTTNNLGTQQVTDLNESNTGIYMGRANGSVSRGLSNTLENSWHQPILRPNTTNFSFNKEYSKDKHTDEGTSSNFFDASAKIRHEDKPSINKGKQVSRTFLAPRYSDADPPKYFKAADGRPANYNQFVYQGQNSSVGWFARSPLEPSAINNFATLDRPYHSSMGTFTAPISIPQIDHPSIVSPMGSCTADPRSSIINNPALVPRFSGSSAVNSYTSLSAVTQSIGTSTPKLKNVDKLDGRYPGFPLDSFSVSHSQHHVAISSDLEQKNSQKFEHSDRQSHGKDMKNFNLNETLSDCQEDGLVEQDGRCAGSFQHGKDVGSVFRDSWLKNKAVCADPTALEKPGKLFGHSFGTAMELKNTKDQNEPSQTIRNLSDSASTSLGCGIKKDGPSEDIIARTLLVCNKVQESAAHLPLSCQKHVSKDGQAAEGVIKKSGAPIRNFIDLNDDVPNEDNSEESVVSHECQPPPLQNNQPKRAFVIDLEVPACEDGSAWNFDQECTHPSKLDAYQEIDNTSVTAAMAAAENIVVLSMNISTAVEACDDMLQWFADLAVSNINDLTEQLELQACTNHSSDDELDSFESLTLKLEETKIDECWSRPLEPAITTDEQAVSTAHLLTKPRRGQQRRRRQKRDFQKDILPGLSSLSRPEIIEDVQLLEGLVQASGGSWESSLTRRGRYGGRTRGRKPRKTVVTITVEEEEVEVSPPPPKPAGTGDLEADERGMIGWGRTTRRCRRTRCPSGNNIAAAS encoded by the exons ATGGGGGCAAAAGTAGAAGGGGAAAGCTATATGCCTGGATATTATGCCACGGGGGATCTCAACATGGAACCAAATGGTAGGTGGTCTCCATACTATGAGGAAAGAACATCAAATGGCCGGTTATGCAATGGCTTCACAACAAAACCAACAAATGGTTATTCAGAATTTGACAAAGAAATGCTCAAGCGCCAAATGCTTGAACATGAAGCTATATTTAGACAACAG CCTCACAACCCACTCACTATCCAGGTGTATGAACTGCACCGGGTTTACGAAATACAGAGAGATATGATGAAACAGCACCAAAGCAAAGAAATCTTTTCATACCCAATGCTTGCGGTTGCATCACATACAAATTCAGCATTACAAATGCCACAAAATGGTGCAAAGATGACGTGGCAGATGCCGGTTCCTCCTGTGTCCACAACATACAGAAAAGCTCCTGTTGGCGAGCATAATGATACAAACCCGTCCTCCAGGAAATTCCTTAGAGAAGGCAGCGTGCAGTCCTCTCCAAACGGATTTCTGTCAAGTGATGCTGCTCCAAGAAGCAGACAAGGCACTTTTGACCTTCAGCTTCCAGCTGATCATTATATAGATGATGACAACACGTCAGACAGCAAGCCCATAGATTTCCTTGGTTTGGCATCAGATACAAAACCACGGAATGATGCTGACCTTACACTAGTTAGTGCAGAAGGCTTTGGGAGGTTCAGTGATAATAGTTCAACCTCAGGTTTGCGCACTACAAATAATCTTGGAACCCAGCAAGTTACCGATCTGAATGAGTCAAATACTGGCATCTATATGGGTAGAGCAAATGGATCGGTTTCCAGAGGCCTCTCAAACACCCTGGAGAACTCGTGGCACCAACCAATATTGAGACCAAACACAACCAACTTCAGTTTCAATAAAGAGTACTCCAAAGACAAGCACACCGATGAAGGAACAAGCTCAAACTTCTTTGATGCAAGTGCGAAAATAAGACATGAGGACAAACCATCAATCAATAAAG GTAAACAAGTCAGCAGAACTTTTTTAGCACCCAGATATAGTGATGCTGATCCCCCCAAATACTTCAAAGCTGCTGATGGGAGGCCTGCCAATTATAACCAATTTGTTTACCAAGGTCAAAATAGTTCAGTTGGATGGTTTGCACGAAGTCCTCTGGAACCTTCTGCTATCAATaattttgctactcttgaccGTCCATATCATTCGAGTATGGGTACATTTACTGCCCCTATCTCTATTCCTCAAATAGACCATCCTTCCATTGTTTCCCCAATGGGTTCTTGCACAGCTGACCCTAGGAGCAGCATTATTAATAATCCTGCTTTGGTTCCAAGATTCAGTGGGTCATCAGCTGTGAATTCGTACACGAGTCTTAGTGCTGTGACACAGAGCATTGGAACTTCGACTCCAAAGCTGAAAAATGTGGATAAGTTAGATGGCCGCTATCCTGGTTTTCCACTTGATTCATTTTCTGTGTCCCACTCACAACATCATGTAGCAATTTCAAGTGACCTGGAGCAAAAGAACTCTCAGAAGTTTGAACATTCAGATCGACAGTCCCACGGAAAGGACATGAAGAACTTTAATTTGAACGAGACACTGTCAGATTGTCAAGAAGATGGTCTTGTAGAACAAGATGGGAGATGTGCTGGCAGTTTTCAGCATGGTAAAGATGTGGGATCAGTATTCCGGGACTCATGGCTCAAAAATAAAGCTGTGTGTGCTGATCCGACAGCTTTGGAGAAGCCAGGGAAGTTGTTTGGCCATTCATTTGGAACTGCAATGGAGCTGAAAAATACTAAAGACCAGAACGAACCTTCCCAAACTATTCGAAATTTATCAGATTCAGCATCAACATCCCTAGGTTGTGGAATTAAGAAGGATGGGCCTTCGGAAGACATTATCGCTAGAACTCTGCTTGTTTGTAATAAGGTCCAAGAGAGTGCTGCACATTTACCTCTTTCATGCCAGAAACATGTGTCTAAAGATGGACAGGCTGCTGAAGGAGTCATAAAGAAAAGTGGAGCCCCCATCAGGAATTTCATCGATTTGAATGATGATGTACCAAACGAAGACAATTCTGAGGAATCTGTTGTGTCACATGAATGTCAGCCGCCCCCTTTGCAGAACAACCAGCCTAAACGTGCATTTGTGATTGACTTAGAGGTGCCAGCTTGTGAAGACGGTTCTGCATGGAATTTTGATCAAGAATGCACACATCCTAGTAAACTTGATGCATACCAGGAAATTGACAACACATCGGTTACAGCCGCTATGGCGGCAGCTGAGAACATTGTTGTGTTGTCAATGAATATATCAACAGCTGTCGAGGCATGTGATGATATGTTGCAGTGGTTTGCAGATCTCGCTGTATCAAACATCAATGACCTTACCGAACAATTGGAACTCCAAGCTTGCACCAATCATTCCAGTGATGATGAGTTGGATTCATTCGAGTCCTTGACACTGAAGCTGGAAGAGACAAAGATTGATGAGTGCTGGAGCAGGCCACTGGAACCTGCCATCACAACCGATGAACAAGCAGTTTCAACTGCGCACCTCCTCACCAAGCCTAGAAGGGGCCAGCAGAGGAGGCGACGACAAAAGCGGGACTTTCAGAAAGATATTTTACCTGGCCTTTCGTCACTCTCCCGGCCTGAAATCATAGAGGACGTTCAGTTGCTTGAGGGGTTAGTCCAGGCTTCTGGTGGATCCTGGGAGTCGAGTTTAACTAGGCGAGGACGTTATGGCGGGAGGACAAGAGGTAGGAAACCTCGGAAAACTGTAGTAACTATAactgtagaagaagaggaggtcgAGGTCAGCCCGCCACCGCCTAAACCTGCTGGCACTGGAGACTTGGAAGCCGACGAGAGGGGTATGATTGGATGGGGAAGAACAACAAGGCGGTGTCGCAGAACCAGATGCCCATCAGGCAACAACATTGCTGCTGCGTCTTGA
- the LOC120690041 gene encoding uncharacterized protein LOC120690041 isoform X2, whose protein sequence is MGAKVEGESYMPGYYATGDLNMEPNGRWSPYYEERTSNGRLCNGFTTKPTNGYSEFDKEMLKRQMLEHEAIFRQQVYELHRVYEIQRDMMKQHQSKEIFSYPMLAVASHTNSALQMPQNGAKMTWQMPVPPVSTTYRKAPVGEHNDTNPSSRKFLREGSVQSSPNGFLSSDAAPRSRQGTFDLQLPADHYIDDDNTSDSKPIDFLGLASDTKPRNDADLTLVSAEGFGRFSDNSSTSGLRTTNNLGTQQVTDLNESNTGIYMGRANGSVSRGLSNTLENSWHQPILRPNTTNFSFNKEYSKDKHTDEGTSSNFFDASAKIRHEDKPSINKGKQVSRTFLAPRYSDADPPKYFKAADGRPANYNQFVYQGQNSSVGWFARSPLEPSAINNFATLDRPYHSSMGTFTAPISIPQIDHPSIVSPMGSCTADPRSSIINNPALVPRFSGSSAVNSYTSLSAVTQSIGTSTPKLKNVDKLDGRYPGFPLDSFSVSHSQHHVAISSDLEQKNSQKFEHSDRQSHGKDMKNFNLNETLSDCQEDGLVEQDGRCAGSFQHGKDVGSVFRDSWLKNKAVCADPTALEKPGKLFGHSFGTAMELKNTKDQNEPSQTIRNLSDSASTSLGCGIKKDGPSEDIIARTLLVCNKVQESAAHLPLSCQKHVSKDGQAAEGVIKKSGAPIRNFIDLNDDVPNEDNSEESVVSHECQPPPLQNNQPKRAFVIDLEVPACEDGSAWNFDQECTHPSKLDAYQEIDNTSVTAAMAAAENIVVLSMNISTAVEACDDMLQWFADLAVSNINDLTEQLELQACTNHSSDDELDSFESLTLKLEETKIDECWSRPLEPAITTDEQAVSTAHLLTKPRRGQQRRRRQKRDFQKDILPGLSSLSRPEIIEDVQLLEGLVQASGGSWESSLTRRGRYGGRTRGRKPRKTVVTITVEEEEVEVSPPPPKPAGTGDLEADERGMIGWGRTTRRCRRTRCPSGNNIAAAS, encoded by the exons ATGGGGGCAAAAGTAGAAGGGGAAAGCTATATGCCTGGATATTATGCCACGGGGGATCTCAACATGGAACCAAATGGTAGGTGGTCTCCATACTATGAGGAAAGAACATCAAATGGCCGGTTATGCAATGGCTTCACAACAAAACCAACAAATGGTTATTCAGAATTTGACAAAGAAATGCTCAAGCGCCAAATGCTTGAACATGAAGCTATATTTAGACAACAG GTGTATGAACTGCACCGGGTTTACGAAATACAGAGAGATATGATGAAACAGCACCAAAGCAAAGAAATCTTTTCATACCCAATGCTTGCGGTTGCATCACATACAAATTCAGCATTACAAATGCCACAAAATGGTGCAAAGATGACGTGGCAGATGCCGGTTCCTCCTGTGTCCACAACATACAGAAAAGCTCCTGTTGGCGAGCATAATGATACAAACCCGTCCTCCAGGAAATTCCTTAGAGAAGGCAGCGTGCAGTCCTCTCCAAACGGATTTCTGTCAAGTGATGCTGCTCCAAGAAGCAGACAAGGCACTTTTGACCTTCAGCTTCCAGCTGATCATTATATAGATGATGACAACACGTCAGACAGCAAGCCCATAGATTTCCTTGGTTTGGCATCAGATACAAAACCACGGAATGATGCTGACCTTACACTAGTTAGTGCAGAAGGCTTTGGGAGGTTCAGTGATAATAGTTCAACCTCAGGTTTGCGCACTACAAATAATCTTGGAACCCAGCAAGTTACCGATCTGAATGAGTCAAATACTGGCATCTATATGGGTAGAGCAAATGGATCGGTTTCCAGAGGCCTCTCAAACACCCTGGAGAACTCGTGGCACCAACCAATATTGAGACCAAACACAACCAACTTCAGTTTCAATAAAGAGTACTCCAAAGACAAGCACACCGATGAAGGAACAAGCTCAAACTTCTTTGATGCAAGTGCGAAAATAAGACATGAGGACAAACCATCAATCAATAAAG GTAAACAAGTCAGCAGAACTTTTTTAGCACCCAGATATAGTGATGCTGATCCCCCCAAATACTTCAAAGCTGCTGATGGGAGGCCTGCCAATTATAACCAATTTGTTTACCAAGGTCAAAATAGTTCAGTTGGATGGTTTGCACGAAGTCCTCTGGAACCTTCTGCTATCAATaattttgctactcttgaccGTCCATATCATTCGAGTATGGGTACATTTACTGCCCCTATCTCTATTCCTCAAATAGACCATCCTTCCATTGTTTCCCCAATGGGTTCTTGCACAGCTGACCCTAGGAGCAGCATTATTAATAATCCTGCTTTGGTTCCAAGATTCAGTGGGTCATCAGCTGTGAATTCGTACACGAGTCTTAGTGCTGTGACACAGAGCATTGGAACTTCGACTCCAAAGCTGAAAAATGTGGATAAGTTAGATGGCCGCTATCCTGGTTTTCCACTTGATTCATTTTCTGTGTCCCACTCACAACATCATGTAGCAATTTCAAGTGACCTGGAGCAAAAGAACTCTCAGAAGTTTGAACATTCAGATCGACAGTCCCACGGAAAGGACATGAAGAACTTTAATTTGAACGAGACACTGTCAGATTGTCAAGAAGATGGTCTTGTAGAACAAGATGGGAGATGTGCTGGCAGTTTTCAGCATGGTAAAGATGTGGGATCAGTATTCCGGGACTCATGGCTCAAAAATAAAGCTGTGTGTGCTGATCCGACAGCTTTGGAGAAGCCAGGGAAGTTGTTTGGCCATTCATTTGGAACTGCAATGGAGCTGAAAAATACTAAAGACCAGAACGAACCTTCCCAAACTATTCGAAATTTATCAGATTCAGCATCAACATCCCTAGGTTGTGGAATTAAGAAGGATGGGCCTTCGGAAGACATTATCGCTAGAACTCTGCTTGTTTGTAATAAGGTCCAAGAGAGTGCTGCACATTTACCTCTTTCATGCCAGAAACATGTGTCTAAAGATGGACAGGCTGCTGAAGGAGTCATAAAGAAAAGTGGAGCCCCCATCAGGAATTTCATCGATTTGAATGATGATGTACCAAACGAAGACAATTCTGAGGAATCTGTTGTGTCACATGAATGTCAGCCGCCCCCTTTGCAGAACAACCAGCCTAAACGTGCATTTGTGATTGACTTAGAGGTGCCAGCTTGTGAAGACGGTTCTGCATGGAATTTTGATCAAGAATGCACACATCCTAGTAAACTTGATGCATACCAGGAAATTGACAACACATCGGTTACAGCCGCTATGGCGGCAGCTGAGAACATTGTTGTGTTGTCAATGAATATATCAACAGCTGTCGAGGCATGTGATGATATGTTGCAGTGGTTTGCAGATCTCGCTGTATCAAACATCAATGACCTTACCGAACAATTGGAACTCCAAGCTTGCACCAATCATTCCAGTGATGATGAGTTGGATTCATTCGAGTCCTTGACACTGAAGCTGGAAGAGACAAAGATTGATGAGTGCTGGAGCAGGCCACTGGAACCTGCCATCACAACCGATGAACAAGCAGTTTCAACTGCGCACCTCCTCACCAAGCCTAGAAGGGGCCAGCAGAGGAGGCGACGACAAAAGCGGGACTTTCAGAAAGATATTTTACCTGGCCTTTCGTCACTCTCCCGGCCTGAAATCATAGAGGACGTTCAGTTGCTTGAGGGGTTAGTCCAGGCTTCTGGTGGATCCTGGGAGTCGAGTTTAACTAGGCGAGGACGTTATGGCGGGAGGACAAGAGGTAGGAAACCTCGGAAAACTGTAGTAACTATAactgtagaagaagaggaggtcgAGGTCAGCCCGCCACCGCCTAAACCTGCTGGCACTGGAGACTTGGAAGCCGACGAGAGGGGTATGATTGGATGGGGAAGAACAACAAGGCGGTGTCGCAGAACCAGATGCCCATCAGGCAACAACATTGCTGCTGCGTCTTGA